DNA sequence from the Phyllopteryx taeniolatus isolate TA_2022b chromosome 14, UOR_Ptae_1.2, whole genome shotgun sequence genome:
tcagtcCCCAAAGCCAGTTCTCCTTAGCTACATGAAACGTAATTGCAACCTCCCATGAGTAGACTCTCAAAAAAAGTATCTAAAAGCTATGAgtaaaaagacacaggaagttggAAAATTGTATTTGAAGCCACCAATTTAGGGGCATGTATGGTATTTCCAGGGttcctttaaaaacaaacttgtcCAAGCAATGTCCAGTTGGTACCAAATTTGAACCGTTTACTACACAAAAGATACTAAATGTCGAACAATtagatttttcagaactgtgtTGGTGGCGCGTGAAAGTAAATTTTAATGACTTgccataaaacatgaaaatctAATAAGTCGTCAACTCCCCAACTGTCATCACACATGTGGCGGTGGTCTAATAAATGTCTCAAGCACTGTACATAGATCTATATGATGACGTAAAGCAGCAGCCCAAATACCCTGACACCATGTCCCTGTAACAACACATTAAAGACGACGCTTCCGACAGGTAGTAGCTCCACGACACCGCTCATCTTATTTATACAACAACATTGCTCTATCTTGTTTCCTTTTTTAAGTGTGTTCTGTTCTATCTATTTATCCATGTTGTGATAGAGTTGCTGTCAACCTTTATTGCTTCCTGAAGGGACCTACGCGGCGGGAGCAGCACGGATCTGGTCGGACTTCACCTGAAAGCAAGGCAACCGGCGCGCCGTGAACTGAGCGGGCGATCACGTGATTAGCTTAGCAACTGGGGGGAGAGGGGTGGTGGTGCGGAGGAAAGGGCACAATGTCGCCGAGTTAAAGAAAGGCCGAGCGATGTCGGGAAATCAAAAACAGTTCTCGAGCCAAACTCGGTCACGACGAGCGGTGCCGCCACCGCCGCAGTCGCGACTTTATTTTGGTACAGCAAATAATAGCAAAACCCTCAAATTAATGCTTACATTCATAATGCACAGATTCTCGAGTGTATTCGCCGTTGTCGTTTGCAAGGATGAGTTGCATAATGTCTGCCAATGAGAAAAGCATCGGGAGAAGACTGAGGGAGTGAAGGAGTCTGTAATTGTGTGTAGACTGGATCGGACAGGGTTGGGGGGCACCTCCCTTTTGGCAGTGGAACAGCACTCTTAGAAGTCAAACCGAGGGTGAGGGTGTGTACACAATGCTCTCGTCGGACAAGAAGGCCATTTCAGTGTCAAGAGATGAAGATGAAGGCATTCTAAGTTAGGCAGCCAGTTCACAGTGTTGTGTGGAGCGCTAAAATCTCGAGATGGGGACACGATGGACGTTGTCTTTTTCGACACCGTCGCCGCTCTCTCGGGCTGTCACAGCGTTCTGAGACGAAAAAAGAGGAGTCATTACACCAAAGTCTACCACACTTGGTTTAAGGGGGTAAaacacaggttaaaaaaaaaagaagaagaattgggATATGATTTTAGGGAAGAACTAGTCATTCAAGCATAAAGTATCAGGATCGAGCAGTTCCTAAAATGTTCAGGAGCTCATCGGTTTACAACGGAGTTCCATTCCTACAGAGGCaatgtaacctgaatttgtacgcTGTTGTAAATGGGATTACGCCATAGTCTGTTGctaacctacgctaacgcaATAGTAAAGTCAAATGAAAagcagtaactgagcgtgccttcttctACTTCTTTGCACGTTATTGCATTTTGGGACCATTGTAAAAACACGAGAACCTCCAGTATTGTTAAGAATTttgaaatctgaacaaatcGAATGTCGTAGAGCATTCTGGTACAGATTGTTTCGATTTCCCATGGTCCACTTCACAGGTGAGCCTATGCCTGGTGACTTTGGGCATGGTGCACCCTGCACAGGTTACTTGTCAagcacagggcacatttaaacaacacAGCAATGCACAATTTAGTATTCAGTTCacctaacatgaatgtttttggaaggtggaACCTTTGAATATCaggccactgtgctgccctaaaagtaactcaaaacattcatccttccatccatccatattctatacCGCTATCCTGTtcaggctggagcctatccataCTAACTTCAAGCGCAAGGCGCCCCTGGGCTGGTCGCCTGTCCATtacatggcacatatagacaaccattcaaactgacattcacactgtcactgagtgggaattaaACCCACACTCCCCACACCAAATTCAGGTGAGTGAACCACTTTTAGCGACACAAGTGAAAACTCAATTCTTAATATTCTTATCTTACCTGAAAGTAGACCTGTCACCGTGCTTCGCAATTTCTTCCAAGACCTGGCGGGATCCAGACACCTCTTTGTCTTTGTTCTCCCTGCCTGTCTGAGAAGCGTTTGGGGAATCTTGGGAGTCCTTGCCCTCCCCATCCCCCTCTCCAGAGTCGGTGCTCCTGATGCTGAGGCGTCTCATGCGATACATCACGTCCACCTCCCGCATCTTGCCCAGGCGCTCCACAGCCACCCGGCTAGGAGAGACGGCTAGCTTATTCTGCAGAGCTTCAATTCTATTAGGGGGGGTGCCAATCTGCTGCTCCCCTTCCAAGGTGAGGGACAGCCTGCGGTCGAGCTTTGGCACGACTGAAAGTGGCAGTCTCTCAGGCGGAAACTCTGGCAACCCGGGGTGGTCTCGCCCCGGGTGTGTCCATAGGACAAGTCTATGTTCCGCGAGAGCAAATGGCTTCCTCTCTTGCTCCTGCTTGTTGTCCGACGTTGCTTCAGTTTGTCCCTCTCGTTCAGTGTCAGCCGCAATACATTCTGCCATTTCTCCCTCGTTGGCTTCTTTCTGTGCTGACTCCGCCAACTCAGTTTTACGTAGTTCATCTGAGCGTGCATGCACATCTGTGGAACCATCGACTGTTTCGTCAGTATCGCCCAAATTGTCTTGTGTTGATGAATCCTTCTTCGCTGCATCAGCACTCATATCGGACCCCGTCTGGTAGAGACTCGAGTTCTGCGGTTCCTGATTCCTTGCATCCTCAACCGGGCTTTCGTCTGCAGCGCGCTGCGGCGGACTTCCGTTTGGATTGACGGAGCTATCTGAGCTGTTCTCCTCGTGGAGAGGAGGTAGTGGGCCCTGTCTCAACTGGTTCTCCAGCTCCCTTTTGCAAATAGGACACTCCTCCTCTGAATCGAGATCCTGAGGAGTTGCCGGGTCATTAGGATTGCTTGAATCCCGAGAGTGACGCAAAGTCTGGCATATGTCCTCATAGTCGGGAGGACTTGTGAGCGTGGATGCGTCCTGCATGGGCTGTCGGTCTGCCCACGGCACTTCTGCTGTCGTGCTGTTGGTCATCGGGCTGAAGTCACAAAGCGGTGTCTCGATGGGTTCATCGGGCAGGTCCAGTTTCACAGTCCTGCCGTCGTTGCTACGTCTACGAGGAAGATGTGGAACAACCCTGTATTCTCGAAAACCCGATTCCCGAGGGGGCACAGGGAGTTCCTCCCTCAGCTGCTTGCTGAACGTGACCGACTTTGTGGCAGGCCTGGAGAAGGCGCTCTTGACTTCCCTGTACTCCGGATCAACGGACCAGCTGACCGCACTGCGCCTAAGGCTGCTGGGTTTGTTGAGAGGCTGGGACGTCAGACGGATTTTGATACGCTCAGGGATTTCAACTGACCCGTCGGGGACCTTATTGCTGGCAGCGCCAAGCTCCAAGATGTCTTTGTAGGCCTCGTTGAGGTCCTCGATACACTTGTCAACGCTGGGCTGTTTGCTGctctgttgctgctgctgttgatcCTGGACTTCTTTTTGGATTGCCTCCAGCTCTTTGACAGCATCCCACGGTCGCTGGCTGACAATAGGTTTCAGCAGGAACTCGGGAACCTTAAACACCTCCTGGCCGCTGCTAGCTGCTGGTTTGCTCTCCACATTTCCTGAGGGTGGAACTGCTGGCTGCTGAGCTGTGCTCTTGTTCAGCTGGTTGGAGAAAGTGGTGGTCAGGGAGAAGGCGCTGTTGCTCGAAAGTTTTAGACTCTTCACTCCCTTGATAGGGAACGTGAAGGTGGTGCCTGCTACACTGCCACCATCTGCAGGGGCTTCAGTGGCAGCAGGGATGGGGTCTTCTTGTGCTTCCTTGTTTTCAGGGCCAGTTTTTTCGGCCTCTGGGCTAGTTTGTGTCTCCTGGTCACGGTACTGGTTTGCGGGCCAAGATCCTGACAACTTCAGCTCCTTGTAATGGTTTATTTTAGGGGGTCTACAGGGCAACTTCTTGAACATTTTACTGCTCGCTCGGCTGCTCGTCTTGCTGCTCGCTATGCTACCTGTTAGCGCTTGCAGCTCGGCCTCGGCTGAAGACGTGCTTTGGAGACTTTGGTTAGTTAAATGGCCCGTTTTGTTTTCGCTGGGACTGTCGGCTGGGTCTGGTGACTTCTCATTATTGTTGTTCTGATCACGGATTGTACCAGTGAGCTGTGGGGTGACCGGAACAGAAACCAAACAAAAGATGGTTTCACTAAGTCTCTTTTTGAGATTCTTGGATTTATCCTTCTCCGGTGGATCGGGCTGTTCAACTTTCTTTACTTCTGCCACAGTTTCAGTGACAACCTGGTCAGGCGGCTTGcatgggggtggtggtggtttaCCGAGAATAGATGAAGGGAAAAATTGACTACGATTTTGTTCAGGACCTACactgtcactttttttgttcaatccCCTGTTACTCCATCGAGTACTGCTGTCATTTTCAGTAAGAGTCGCCTTGCGACCAGTGTTGAGGGATTGTCCCTGTTGGGGAGGAAAGGCACTATCACTTGTAGATTGTCCTAAATTCTTAACGGATGGATTCTCTTTGTTGATGTTTCGGATCTTGTCTGAGTCGGTGAGAGAATTTCTGCTGGGCCCTCCTGAGATTTGATTCATTCTTGCATCTTCAGCTGGTACTTGACGAGCTTGACTCTGTTGCTCTTTGTGTCCAGAGGGTATCTGTTTTCGATAGGATGCCACACGATCTCCATAGTGTTCCAGCCACGAATCACCCGTGTGCCTCGTTAGCCACCTCCCGGGGTCTGAGCTGGGCTGCAGGGATTCTGACCTCCACCGCAGGTTTAGCATTTCGTTACGATTGATTGACACGGCTCTTGGGGGTGGTGCTCTTTTATAAGACGGAGGAGGAATGTAGCCCGGGGGCTCCATTCCAGGGAGTGAGTGTTGTGCAAAATAGTCATGACGCAGCTCCCCATCCCTTGAATAAAAGATAGGCCTGTCTTTTAGCTTGAGACCGTGGTCTATAGCAAGCATTTCTGCACTACCCCTAATCTGCTGGTGAATCTCATATGATGGCGGCTTTGAAGGCCTGCTGAACCTGGGCTTTGGTAAAAGTGCAACGTGGCTGCTTGGCCCGGAATTCCTGCCCCACCGGTCCCTGCCAATAGCTCCGCTATAGATATACCGACTATAGGGCCCAGAGAAAAGAGTGCTGCTTAGCCTTGGCGGTCTGTCTGGTAGGCTTGGTCTGGATGGTATTAGCTCTCTGCAGTTTGTTCCATCAGGTGACAAAACTCTTGGGAGAGACTGAGACTtggcttttgttcttgggtgAAAAAAACCTTCAGGTGTCCTCAGGCGATACTGCTCCAAAGCCCACCTTTCCCCATCCCCGTCCGACAGCTGCCTGCCCAGCCCCACTGCGGGCCTCCACTCCTCGGTACCGAGGCTTTGACACTTCCGCTCCCCAGTCACCCTCAACTGACCAGGTGCATCTTGGTCCCTCAGCCAGGAAATCTCCTCCCACAGCTGCTGCGCTTGCCTCTCTGCCCTGAGTTCCTCGGCCGCTATGAGGGCCTGTGGTCTCCATGCTCCCGCAGAGGCTCTTAGCTCCCTACCATCGGCATAGTCCAGGAGAATGCTGAAATCTTGGCCTCGCCTCCGCCAGTACGAAATATCTCTGTCGTCGTGGCTTAGCAGCTCGGAGTAAGTCAAACTCGGGACGTCGTAGAAACTGCAAAGGCAAGAAAACTCAGTCTTAGTAGGACTTCTTCTAGAAGCGTTCATCAATAATGCAGGAATTGCATCGGCCGTGTTTGTTTTAGGCAAGAATGTCGGTCATCCCAATGCCCATTACACACTGGTCATTTAAGACAGGATTTTCTGGGCTCACTGTCGAATGTGTAAAGTACCGATGTGGTATGCGGGGGTTTGAAGTCGACCCAAGAATTTGTCGCCTTCTCAGATTTTATCTGAGGCCGAACAGAGACAGAACATTGCCAGCCATGACCAGTGTATGAAGTTAAACTCTCGAGACTCACTGCCTTTGTATTTTCACACATCTAATTATCGAAACGCAGCAACCCATCAGGGTTGCATTCAAGCGAcattagcccctttcacacaaaGTTTATGTATCAGaggtacactatattgccaaaagtattcgctcacctgcctttaCTCGcatatgatctgaagtgacatccccttcttaatcaatagggtttTATATGACATCGTCCCACCCTTTACCACTATAACAGCTTTaattcttctgaaaaggctttccacaaggttgaggagtgtgtgtgtgtagggacTCTTCCAGAAgcgtatttgtgaggtcacacagtgctgttggacgagaaggcctggctctcagtctgcacTCTAATTAATCAAAAAGGTGTTttatcaggttgaggtcaggacccTGTGCAGGCTAGTCAGGTTTATCCACACCAAAGTCTCATCCATgtcttgctttgtgcattggtgcagtcatgttggaacaggaaggggccatacccaaactgttcccagaaAGTTGGGAGCAATTAGTTGTTCAaaagctcttggtatgctgaatgcTATCAAGTTCCTTTCACTCAAACTAAGGAGccaacattttggacaattccatccttccaaatttgtgggaacagttcttccatttctaaGATGAcggtgcatcagtgcacaaagccAGGTCCATAAAgaaatggatgagagagtttggtgtagatgaacttgactggccgtAACAGAGTTCTGACATCAACAGGATAGAACATCTTTTAGATGAATTCGGGCACAGACTGAGAGCCAgtccttctcgtccaacatcactgtgtgacctcgCAAATACGCTTCTGAAAGAGTTGTAAAAAATTCCCGCACACATTCCTAAACTTTGTGTAAAGCCTTTTCAGAATAATGAAAGTTGTTATAGGGGTAAAGGGTGGAGCaacg
Encoded proteins:
- the LOC133489341 gene encoding junctional cadherin 5-associated protein; the protein is MYSVEDLLISHGYKLPRSGPPSATPYDKRPADCQRELLLDNRAGRAAAALNGYETERGGASAGSSGLYGSRPAPLKGYMDNEAERRRKEAFIGILGDAQPLSDSLATDSGFYDVPSLTYSELLSHDDRDISYWRRRGQDFSILLDYADGRELRASAGAWRPQALIAAEELRAERQAQQLWEEISWLRDQDAPGQLRVTGERKCQSLGTEEWRPAVGLGRQLSDGDGERWALEQYRLRTPEGFFHPRTKAKSQSLPRVLSPDGTNCRELIPSRPSLPDRPPRLSSTLFSGPYSRYIYSGAIGRDRWGRNSGPSSHVALLPKPRFSRPSKPPSYEIHQQIRGSAEMLAIDHGLKLKDRPIFYSRDGELRHDYFAQHSLPGMEPPGYIPPPSYKRAPPPRAVSINRNEMLNLRWRSESLQPSSDPGRWLTRHTGDSWLEHYGDRVASYRKQIPSGHKEQQSQARQVPAEDARMNQISGGPSRNSLTDSDKIRNINKENPSVKNLGQSTSDSAFPPQQGQSLNTGRKATLTENDSSTRWSNRGLNKKSDSVGPEQNRSQFFPSSILGKPPPPPCKPPDQVVTETVAEVKKVEQPDPPEKDKSKNLKKRLSETIFCLVSVPVTPQLTGTIRDQNNNNEKSPDPADSPSENKTGHLTNQSLQSTSSAEAELQALTGSIASSKTSSRASSKMFKKLPCRPPKINHYKELKLSGSWPANQYRDQETQTSPEAEKTGPENKEAQEDPIPAATEAPADGGSVAGTTFTFPIKGVKSLKLSSNSAFSLTTTFSNQLNKSTAQQPAVPPSGNVESKPAASSGQEVFKVPEFLLKPIVSQRPWDAVKELEAIQKEVQDQQQQQQSSKQPSVDKCIEDLNEAYKDILELGAASNKVPDGSVEIPERIKIRLTSQPLNKPSSLRRSAVSWSVDPEYREVKSAFSRPATKSVTFSKQLREELPVPPRESGFREYRVVPHLPRRRSNDGRTVKLDLPDEPIETPLCDFSPMTNSTTAEVPWADRQPMQDASTLTSPPDYEDICQTLRHSRDSSNPNDPATPQDLDSEEECPICKRELENQLRQGPLPPLHEENSSDSSVNPNGSPPQRAADESPVEDARNQEPQNSSLYQTGSDMSADAAKKDSSTQDNLGDTDETVDGSTDVHARSDELRKTELAESAQKEANEGEMAECIAADTEREGQTEATSDNKQEQERKPFALAEHRLVLWTHPGRDHPGLPEFPPERLPLSVVPKLDRRLSLTLEGEQQIGTPPNRIEALQNKLAVSPSRVAVERLGKMREVDVMYRMRRLSIRSTDSGEGDGEGKDSQDSPNASQTGRENKDKEVSGSRQVLEEIAKHGDRSTFRTL